One genomic segment of Candidatus Hydrogenedens sp. includes these proteins:
- a CDS encoding SDR family oxidoreductase, whose protein sequence is MLSTFFLTGCASGMGRHMTTVFLRQGHKVIATDINAEQLEQVATEEGWNPSQVRLFRLDVTNYNEWEDVFQKAVKEWGGIDVTINFAGLLLSSWATETPLKEIHSQIDVNLKGTIFGTQISARHMVERGSGHIINISSIAGVVPVPGLSIYSASKHAVRAYSLSVALELKKKGVYVTVICPATVQTPMLDNQLHVEAAELYFSGLRILTVKDIEKAIVKRALPKKPMEIFIPRFKVKLFQIVSLCPSLGRFISPIYQWAGRWRQNRRRKKN, encoded by the coding sequence ATGCTATCTACTTTTTTTCTGACAGGCTGTGCCAGTGGCATGGGAAGACATATGACCACTGTTTTCCTGAGGCAAGGGCATAAGGTCATAGCCACAGATATTAATGCAGAACAGTTAGAGCAAGTAGCGACAGAAGAAGGCTGGAACCCATCACAGGTTCGCCTATTTCGTCTGGATGTGACTAATTACAATGAATGGGAAGATGTCTTTCAGAAAGCAGTTAAAGAATGGGGAGGAATTGACGTAACTATCAATTTTGCGGGGCTACTTCTTTCCTCATGGGCTACAGAAACACCATTAAAAGAGATTCATTCACAAATTGATGTAAACCTTAAAGGCACAATATTCGGAACACAAATTTCCGCACGACACATGGTTGAACGTGGAAGTGGACATATCATTAACATTTCTTCAATTGCAGGGGTTGTCCCTGTGCCAGGATTATCAATTTATTCAGCAAGTAAACATGCAGTTCGGGCATATTCACTATCTGTTGCTTTAGAACTGAAAAAGAAAGGGGTATATGTTACTGTGATTTGCCCTGCTACCGTACAAACGCCAATGTTAGATAATCAGCTTCATGTCGAAGCAGCAGAATTGTACTTTTCAGGTTTACGTATTCTAACTGTTAAAGATATTGAAAAAGCTATTGTCAAAAGAGCCTTACCTAAAAAACCGATGGAAATATTCATTCCACGATTTAAGGTAAAACTTTTTCAGATTGTCTCATTATGTCCCTCATTAGGCAGATTTATTTCACCTATCTATCAATGGGCAGGAAGGTGGCGTCAAAATCGACGACGTAAAAAGAATTAA
- a CDS encoding shikimate kinase — translation MIKENIILIGMPWSGKSTIGVLLAKSLHWNFIDTDLLIQSETGKLLQQIIDEQGVEQFRKIEEEYVLKIKPLQCVVATGGSVVYSHKAMEYLKQLGNIIYLKYPFEEINRRAKSVEERGLVRAKGQTLYDLYQERTPLYESWADIIIDCHHLNHEQVVDKILLSIKYI, via the coding sequence ATGATAAAAGAGAACATTATTTTAATTGGTATGCCGTGGTCAGGGAAAAGCACCATTGGTGTCTTGTTAGCTAAATCATTGCATTGGAATTTTATAGATACCGATTTGTTAATACAATCTGAAACTGGCAAATTACTTCAACAGATTATTGATGAGCAAGGGGTAGAACAATTCCGCAAAATTGAGGAGGAGTATGTACTTAAAATCAAGCCTCTCCAGTGTGTCGTCGCAACTGGAGGTAGTGTGGTATATAGCCATAAAGCAATGGAATACCTGAAGCAACTTGGAAATATCATTTACCTAAAATATCCATTCGAAGAAATTAATCGACGTGCAAAGAGTGTTGAAGAACGTGGATTGGTAAGAGCCAAAGGACAAACTCTGTATGATTTATATCAAGAACGAACACCGCTTTATGAATCATGGGCAGACATAATCATCGATTGTCATCATTTGAATCATGAACAGGTTGTGGATAAAATCTTACTTTCCATTAAATATATTTGA
- a CDS encoding sigma factor-like helix-turn-helix DNA-binding protein, whose protein sequence is MKKNSQHLLTKSKNTDCLEKEFLNHTVLVSQDFLEQVPSHCSLWYESPEEIEKKLAWGEEKTRLLQWVRKQVQRKLSPKEKRYIEMYYFQGLTLETISERSGANPSAIHRALRRGIRKLIHLTKDENLCFQKIRMGRTKKNEKE, encoded by the coding sequence ATGAAAAAGAATTCACAACACCTACTTACCAAAAGTAAAAATACCGATTGTTTAGAAAAGGAGTTTTTGAACCATACTGTTTTAGTATCGCAAGATTTTTTGGAACAAGTACCATCACATTGCTCATTGTGGTATGAATCACCAGAAGAGATTGAGAAAAAATTAGCATGGGGAGAAGAAAAGACTCGTCTTTTGCAATGGGTTAGAAAACAGGTTCAGCGAAAACTTAGTCCAAAAGAAAAACGCTATATTGAAATGTATTATTTTCAAGGACTAACACTTGAAACTATTTCAGAACGTTCAGGGGCAAACCCTTCTGCTATACATAGAGCCCTTAGACGAGGTATTCGCAAACTGATTCATTTAACCAAAGATGAAAATCTCTGTTTCCAAAAGATTCGGATGGGACGAACAAAAAAGAATGAAAAAGAATAA
- a CDS encoding alginate export family protein, producing the protein MRKSMLLVAVAVVLLGTMAYAELQNVEVGGKIRIRANWLDYDDAGETSFIEQRTRLNVKADFTDEVTAMIELDSYDIWGEDFRSPNYLTGVDNRQASVDDVEVYQAYVEAREMWGTPLRARVGRQELTLGSGWLVGTNDKRYNFTGLSWDALRLSYVTDMVSVDAIAAKLVESMKDFAEDDVDLYAIYGSYTGLEDVVIDAYWMYIRDDATELESNLHTLGLRGAGKVGAFDFEAEAAYQLGDAEDTGWWIFGQTNDFNAWAANLELGYTFDISWQPRIYAGFAYLEGPDVDCYWFKKDDVEFAFNRLFSNWEYSDFLDDTTLSNAFVYRLGLGVQPTEAIKLALEGQYYMLDEEAKNDDDELGWELQLTGAYNYSEDLVVRAGYSHFFGQELLEDQDFNYLFAETEISF; encoded by the coding sequence ATGCGTAAAAGCATGTTATTAGTTGCAGTAGCAGTCGTACTTTTAGGCACGATGGCTTATGCCGAACTTCAGAATGTAGAAGTCGGCGGAAAAATTCGCATTCGTGCGAATTGGTTAGATTATGATGATGCCGGTGAAACAAGCTTTATCGAACAGAGAACACGTTTAAATGTAAAAGCAGACTTCACCGATGAAGTTACAGCGATGATTGAATTAGACAGCTATGATATTTGGGGCGAGGATTTTCGTTCTCCCAATTATCTTACTGGTGTAGACAATCGTCAGGCGAGTGTAGATGATGTTGAAGTCTATCAAGCCTATGTCGAAGCCCGTGAGATGTGGGGAACCCCGCTTCGTGCCCGTGTTGGTCGTCAGGAATTGACCCTTGGTAGTGGCTGGCTTGTCGGCACAAACGACAAACGCTACAACTTCACAGGTCTTTCCTGGGATGCACTTCGCTTGAGCTATGTAACAGACATGGTCAGCGTTGATGCTATCGCAGCCAAATTAGTCGAATCCATGAAGGATTTCGCAGAAGATGATGTTGATTTGTATGCTATCTATGGTAGCTATACAGGTCTTGAAGATGTCGTAATCGATGCCTACTGGATGTATATCCGTGACGATGCGACAGAACTTGAATCTAACCTTCATACCCTTGGTCTTCGCGGTGCTGGTAAAGTCGGTGCCTTCGATTTCGAAGCTGAAGCCGCTTATCAGTTAGGTGATGCAGAAGACACAGGTTGGTGGATTTTTGGTCAAACCAATGATTTCAATGCATGGGCAGCAAACCTTGAATTAGGTTACACCTTCGATATTTCCTGGCAGCCACGGATTTATGCCGGCTTTGCATATTTGGAAGGACCGGATGTGGATTGCTATTGGTTCAAGAAAGACGATGTTGAATTTGCTTTCAACCGTCTATTCTCCAACTGGGAATATTCTGATTTCTTAGACGATACAACACTTAGCAATGCTTTCGTATATCGTCTTGGTTTAGGTGTCCAGCCGACCGAAGCCATTAAACTTGCTCTTGAAGGTCAATATTACATGTTAGACGAAGAAGCAAAGAATGATGATGATGAGTTAGGTTGGGAACTTCAGTTAACAGGTGCTTACAACTACAGCGAAGACTTAGTTGTTCGTGCTGGTTACTCCCATTTCTTCGGTCAAGAACTGCTTGAAGACCAGGATTTCAACTACCTATTTGCTGAAACTGAGATTAGCTTCTAA
- a CDS encoding nucleoside transporter encodes MSETPILKPTQALDLLYEFEREPVTEDKLQPGRYFAGLFAGEHVAGTEFVIGALFVSWGVNAYDIFVGLLLGNLMAVLTWTLICAPIAVRTRLTLYWFLRKVAGPTVTTIYNVLNAFLFCILAGCMITVSASAVRVPLGIPPQTQWIPTDFRFVLVVLVVGAVVVTLAILGFKRLSQFSVVCSPWMFLMFIAGAIALLPAAGVDIRTWNDFWQIATQKIWTGVRPDGKEPISFWHVSAFAWICNLAMHGGLSDMAIFRYARSSAYGLFSAFGMFLGHYLAWICAGIMGAMSAILLQKSIIELDSGAVATEALGTAGLIAVILAGWTTSNPTLYRAGLALQAVTPGWPRWLVTLLAGAGTTIIACSPFVFTKLLDFVGYYGLLLMPLGAVAFTEYWIFPKIGLTRYWIEKKQMSMNLPALLSWLISIAVAITLEKTGTLHLFFLFVPVWLMTSILYTILAMLMGARDVPADAKEVIPTAENNLIVTSSQRKKEITQKEESKSDPVVWISGIIAGLSLIICLLLSIWVFVKGTNGFAQNLKTFHSILLYPTLAYFIAGTIFVIRRDREKQNN; translated from the coding sequence TTGAGTGAAACACCTATCTTAAAACCTACTCAAGCATTAGATTTGCTCTATGAATTTGAACGTGAACCAGTGACAGAGGATAAACTTCAGCCAGGTCGTTATTTTGCAGGTTTATTCGCTGGTGAACACGTTGCGGGAACTGAATTTGTTATCGGAGCGTTATTTGTTAGTTGGGGAGTTAATGCCTATGACATCTTTGTCGGGTTGCTTCTTGGAAATTTAATGGCGGTACTCACCTGGACGTTAATATGTGCCCCAATTGCAGTACGTACACGTCTAACGCTTTATTGGTTTTTACGTAAAGTTGCAGGTCCAACTGTTACAACAATATATAACGTGTTAAATGCATTTCTATTTTGTATTTTGGCGGGCTGTATGATTACTGTTTCTGCCTCAGCAGTTCGTGTTCCGCTGGGGATACCTCCTCAAACGCAATGGATACCTACTGACTTCCGATTCGTACTTGTAGTATTAGTGGTAGGGGCTGTTGTTGTAACTCTTGCTATTTTGGGCTTTAAACGATTATCCCAATTTTCTGTAGTATGTTCACCATGGATGTTCCTCATGTTCATTGCAGGTGCAATTGCCCTTTTACCAGCAGCAGGTGTTGATATTCGCACCTGGAATGATTTCTGGCAAATTGCGACCCAGAAAATATGGACTGGAGTTCGTCCAGATGGGAAAGAACCGATATCTTTCTGGCATGTATCTGCTTTTGCATGGATATGTAACCTGGCGATGCATGGTGGTCTCTCTGATATGGCAATTTTTAGATATGCTCGCTCCTCTGCCTATGGGCTTTTCTCTGCTTTTGGTATGTTTTTAGGTCATTATTTAGCGTGGATTTGTGCTGGTATAATGGGTGCTATGTCTGCAATCCTATTACAAAAAAGTATTATTGAACTTGATTCTGGTGCTGTGGCTACTGAAGCATTAGGTACTGCTGGTCTAATTGCGGTAATATTGGCAGGTTGGACTACATCAAACCCGACTCTGTATCGGGCAGGCCTTGCTTTGCAGGCAGTTACACCTGGATGGCCAAGATGGCTCGTTACTTTACTGGCAGGTGCTGGTACTACAATTATTGCTTGTTCACCATTTGTCTTTACAAAATTACTCGATTTTGTGGGTTACTATGGTTTGCTTCTTATGCCCTTGGGTGCAGTGGCATTTACGGAGTACTGGATATTCCCTAAAATAGGATTGACACGATACTGGATTGAGAAGAAGCAAATGTCGATGAATCTACCTGCTTTGTTAAGTTGGCTCATCTCCATTGCAGTTGCCATTACATTGGAAAAAACAGGGACATTGCATCTTTTCTTCTTATTTGTACCTGTCTGGCTTATGACTTCTATTCTATATACTATTCTGGCTATGTTAATGGGGGCAAGAGATGTTCCAGCGGATGCAAAAGAAGTTATACCTACTGCAGAAAACAATTTGATTGTAACATCTTCTCAAAGAAAAAAAGAAATCACTCAAAAAGAAGAATCAAAATCTGACCCTGTTGTATGGATATCGGGTATCATCGCAGGTCTATCATTAATTATATGCTTACTACTTTCAATCTGGGTGTTTGTTAAAGGAACCAATGGCTTTGCTCAAAACCTCAAAACGTTCCATAGCATTCTTCTTTATCCAACATTGGCATACTTCATCGCTGGAACGATTTTTGTAATCCGAAGAGACCGAGAGAAACAAAACAATTAA
- a CDS encoding fused MFS/spermidine synthase, with amino-acid sequence MRSRILSGIIYLTVFTSSMAIMFLQLVAGRIIAQYLGQSLLTWTSIIAVTLTGIAIGNHVGGILSDRYNNIKTIPFQFFFASILIASIYITNHLLGNLSLLQNLSWQWRILAHVFLMLLLPFLALGTISPVLTRLLIQVSSSSGTSVGIFFGFSLLGSLAGTFLTGYVFLAHFAYTSLLFLSAFFLFVVAIGYAIGSLYIQSVTSKKIEMEYSEKEEKSIKDVDTQPFYKVLLISFWAGAGVMVLEIVSARLLAKNFGNSLYTWTTIIGVVLGCLSLGGYIGGYLSQHLNPRKVASFFLFLSSLFLLIIPLANVLLPWNPYLWHFSWPVQILIHSIVVFGPACVAFGTISPILIRMISPTNDKDVHGKKIGMIYGVNAFGGILGVIGTGYYAIAHWGTSITIALTAIISALFFLWIAKKTLMSFSYTILVLILFCSALAPSHPWDSLALQTGLKPYRPPNVLYEKESHYNYIQVKLADPERPYILDLVLDKMIHNRKNMKEPNKLTAPYEYIFHSVIDYTQKEKLFNRQLLIGGGAYTFCHFLEQEYPTCQIEVAEIDPEVTKTAFKVFGLPKDTHLKIYHQDGRNRIEDLVREKKHGNMAISYDCIINDSFSDYSVPFHLITREFVEKIYYILSSEGIYLTNAIDCLMYGYFISAMYETYSSVFPYTYMFSTTDNPESRDTFVLVASKKPLPIQTIANQVYERYNTKVYPFSDEKIKALLSKTTPFILTDQFAPVENLLAPTVSFTEETPYLRRLTRIAETITSGGNINQAIDQLLRIINERPNFNNAYIILIDALIQAKRYPEAVAWAKKLIQRLPNEVKVYTLLGTAYARLSNTQSAIEAWEQAIQVDPNLGNVKINLSTYLIQQKQFERAETLIKDVLEKEPTLKFNATMNYAVLRFAQGKFDESLQYLQQAEHLQPNNYSIKEQMAVVYYYSGDTGRAKELIRECQKANHSVNPEFLNLLNTKN; translated from the coding sequence ATGAGATCTCGAATATTGTCCGGTATTATTTATTTGACTGTTTTTACCTCCAGTATGGCAATTATGTTCCTTCAATTAGTGGCAGGTCGGATTATTGCACAGTATTTAGGTCAAAGCTTGCTTACTTGGACAAGTATTATTGCAGTTACACTCACGGGAATTGCTATTGGTAATCATGTTGGTGGAATATTATCTGACCGATATAATAACATTAAGACTATTCCTTTTCAGTTTTTCTTTGCCTCTATTCTTATAGCTTCTATTTATATAACAAATCACTTGTTAGGAAATCTCTCTTTATTACAAAATTTGTCTTGGCAGTGGCGAATCCTTGCACATGTATTTCTAATGCTACTTCTACCTTTTCTTGCATTAGGTACCATATCGCCTGTTTTAACTCGCCTATTAATTCAAGTTTCTTCGTCTTCGGGAACAAGTGTAGGTATCTTTTTTGGTTTTTCTTTGTTGGGTAGTTTAGCTGGGACTTTTTTAACAGGCTATGTTTTTCTGGCACATTTTGCCTATACATCATTACTTTTTCTTTCTGCGTTTTTTTTATTTGTTGTTGCTATTGGCTATGCAATTGGTAGTTTGTATATCCAATCAGTTACTTCAAAAAAAATTGAAATGGAGTATTCTGAGAAGGAAGAAAAATCTATAAAAGACGTAGATACTCAGCCATTTTATAAGGTTCTACTCATTTCGTTCTGGGCTGGTGCGGGGGTCATGGTTCTTGAAATTGTATCTGCTCGTCTGCTTGCTAAGAATTTCGGCAATTCCCTATATACATGGACAACGATTATCGGCGTTGTCTTGGGTTGTCTTTCTTTAGGCGGATATATTGGTGGTTATTTAAGTCAACATTTAAATCCGAGGAAAGTTGCCAGTTTCTTCTTGTTCTTGTCGAGTTTATTTCTATTGATTATTCCATTGGCAAATGTCCTTCTGCCATGGAATCCATATTTATGGCATTTTTCATGGCCTGTTCAGATCCTTATTCATTCTATTGTTGTTTTTGGACCTGCATGTGTTGCTTTTGGAACAATCTCCCCAATTTTAATACGAATGATTTCCCCAACAAATGATAAAGATGTCCATGGCAAAAAGATTGGGATGATATACGGAGTGAATGCCTTTGGAGGTATTTTAGGAGTCATTGGAACAGGTTACTATGCTATTGCACATTGGGGCACATCTATCACTATTGCGTTAACAGCGATAATATCGGCTCTATTTTTCCTCTGGATAGCAAAAAAGACGTTGATGTCATTTTCCTACACAATTTTAGTTTTGATACTCTTTTGTAGTGCATTAGCCCCATCGCATCCATGGGACTCGTTGGCATTACAGACAGGACTAAAACCTTATCGTCCTCCAAATGTCCTTTATGAGAAAGAGAGTCATTATAACTATATACAGGTTAAGTTAGCAGACCCAGAACGACCATATATATTGGACCTTGTATTAGATAAAATGATACACAATAGGAAAAATATGAAAGAGCCAAACAAGTTAACAGCACCTTATGAGTATATATTTCATAGTGTCATTGATTACACTCAAAAAGAAAAATTATTTAATCGACAGCTTCTCATTGGAGGTGGTGCCTATACATTTTGCCATTTTCTTGAACAAGAATATCCAACGTGTCAGATTGAAGTGGCAGAGATTGACCCAGAAGTGACTAAAACCGCATTTAAAGTGTTTGGGCTTCCGAAGGATACACATCTTAAAATTTATCATCAAGATGGCAGAAATCGCATAGAGGATTTAGTCCGCGAAAAGAAACATGGTAACATGGCGATTTCGTATGACTGTATCATTAATGACTCATTCAGTGATTATAGTGTTCCTTTCCATCTTATAACCAGAGAATTTGTTGAAAAAATCTATTACATACTATCTTCGGAAGGTATATATCTGACGAATGCTATCGATTGCCTTATGTATGGCTATTTTATCTCTGCCATGTATGAAACGTACAGTAGTGTTTTCCCATACACCTATATGTTCTCCACTACGGATAATCCCGAATCCAGAGATACGTTTGTATTGGTTGCTTCCAAGAAGCCCTTACCAATTCAAACAATTGCAAATCAGGTATATGAACGATATAACACAAAAGTATATCCTTTCTCAGATGAAAAGATAAAAGCACTACTATCTAAAACGACCCCTTTTATCCTTACAGACCAGTTTGCACCTGTGGAAAATCTTTTAGCACCGACCGTCTCATTTACTGAGGAGACGCCATATCTCCGTCGATTAACACGAATAGCAGAAACAATAACAAGCGGTGGGAACATAAATCAGGCTATTGACCAGTTATTAAGAATTATAAATGAACGACCTAACTTTAATAATGCTTATATCATTTTGATTGATGCCCTTATTCAGGCTAAGCGGTATCCAGAAGCCGTGGCATGGGCAAAAAAACTTATCCAGAGATTACCTAATGAAGTGAAAGTGTATACCCTTTTAGGAACTGCTTATGCCAGATTGAGTAATACCCAATCCGCAATTGAAGCATGGGAACAAGCGATTCAAGTAGACCCTAATTTGGGAAATGTTAAAATAAATCTCTCAACATACTTAATTCAACAGAAACAATTTGAAAGAGCAGAAACACTAATTAAAGATGTTTTGGAAAAAGAACCTACCTTAAAATTTAATGCCACGATGAATTATGCAGTATTGAGGTTTGCTCAGGGTAAGTTTGACGAATCGTTACAATATTTACAGCAAGCTGAACACCTCCAACCCAATAATTACTCGATTAAAGAACAAATGGCGGTAGTGTATTATTATTCAGGTGATACTGGTCGTGCTAAAGAACTTATCCGTGAATGTCAAAAGGCAAATCATTCTGTTAATCCTGAATTTTTAAATCTCCTTAATACAAAGAATTAA
- a CDS encoding glycosyltransferase family 4 protein: MKILVLSQFFPPEMGALSARTYEHAKYWVSEGHEVIVVCGLPNYPDGIVPPEYQGKWLIRENWDGINILRGWLFVTPNRGVVKRSIAFLTYMLSSIIVATFFAGKCDVVMASSPQILCGLAGYIVSVFKWRPFVFEVRDLWPAQIIDLGVIKNKFIISILTALETFLYRHAKAIVTIAPAMSREIARRGFDENKIFTIPNGIDENVFKPLDTPNRIRKEKGWDDSKIVVLYIGTMGLSQGLKTILEVAERVKDDPRLLFVFVGAGADRDNLIRLSIQMQLNNVEFYPAVEKKEMPDWYASSDICLVSLKKRNVFKYNIPSKMFEIMACERPILLGAEGQARELLEQAEAGVAVEPENVDAYTEGLLVLANNPEIRKNAGKKGRAYVLEHFTRKTNAQKYLHVFQSVVTACPNNKI, encoded by the coding sequence ATGAAAATACTTGTTCTTTCACAATTTTTTCCACCCGAAATGGGAGCCCTATCTGCACGTACCTATGAGCATGCTAAATATTGGGTTTCCGAAGGTCATGAGGTTATAGTTGTTTGTGGTCTGCCTAACTATCCTGATGGTATTGTTCCTCCAGAATATCAGGGAAAGTGGCTTATTCGTGAAAATTGGGATGGTATTAACATACTACGTGGCTGGCTTTTTGTGACTCCTAATCGTGGTGTTGTTAAACGAAGTATTGCCTTTTTAACGTATATGCTCTCTTCGATTATCGTTGCTACTTTTTTTGCGGGGAAATGTGATGTAGTCATGGCAAGTTCCCCGCAGATTCTATGTGGTTTAGCAGGTTATATTGTATCGGTCTTTAAGTGGCGACCCTTTGTATTTGAGGTACGAGACCTCTGGCCTGCACAGATTATTGATTTAGGAGTAATCAAAAATAAATTTATTATCTCAATCCTAACTGCCCTTGAAACGTTTCTTTATCGCCATGCTAAAGCAATTGTTACCATTGCCCCTGCTATGTCACGGGAAATAGCCCGACGCGGTTTTGATGAAAATAAAATTTTCACTATTCCAAATGGTATCGATGAAAATGTCTTTAAACCCTTAGATACACCAAATCGCATTCGCAAAGAAAAAGGTTGGGATGATTCGAAGATTGTTGTACTTTACATTGGGACTATGGGTTTATCGCAGGGACTAAAAACTATCCTTGAAGTTGCGGAACGGGTAAAAGATGACCCACGTCTCCTTTTTGTTTTTGTGGGTGCGGGTGCAGACCGAGATAACCTTATTCGCTTATCAATTCAAATGCAATTGAATAATGTTGAGTTTTACCCCGCAGTGGAGAAAAAAGAAATGCCTGATTGGTATGCCTCATCAGATATTTGCCTTGTTTCACTAAAAAAACGTAATGTCTTCAAATATAACATTCCGTCCAAAATGTTTGAAATTATGGCGTGTGAACGTCCTATCCTCTTAGGTGCTGAAGGTCAAGCACGTGAACTTTTAGAACAAGCAGAAGCTGGTGTCGCTGTGGAACCAGAAAATGTTGATGCTTATACGGAAGGGCTTTTAGTTTTAGCAAATAACCCTGAAATAAGGAAAAATGCTGGCAAAAAAGGACGAGCCTACGTTCTTGAACATTTTACCCGCAAAACAAATGCACAGAAATACCTCCATGTCTTCCAATCTGTAGTAACAGCATGCCCTAATAATAAGATTTAA
- a CDS encoding P-loop NTPase, protein MSFSESIKEKVISILKTVIDPDLKTDIVSAGFVKSVSCDDDGVVNLIIELTIPTCPLKNQFKEEIEAKVFSVPGVKKINIQFTSRQRNVSPHQQQVTLNNIHSIIAISACKGGVGKSTISAYLARALQRCGLRVGLLDLDMYGPSLPTLMNKVHADVVMIDEKLLPVEIDGLLTMSLGYILGDSPAVLRGPLVSTYTTQLLHQTEWGPLDFLIIDLPPGTGDIQLTLLQQIALDGAIIVTTPQTLSLVDVSRGILMFEKLRVPVLGIVENMSYFICDNCGKKHFLFGNGTDDLQQRFGLPILANIPILHNFHDASTKNAGQEHDTTWKPLIEQIQREIGKRRANTLSSPEVQVKGKNLIIDWKDGKFSTISLVELRRACRCAYCVDELTGQPLLKQENIPEDIKVEQFQLLGHYAISIFWSDGHTSSIYPWEFLKKLSPPKS, encoded by the coding sequence ATGAGTTTTTCTGAGTCCATTAAAGAAAAGGTAATATCTATTTTAAAAACGGTCATCGACCCTGATTTAAAAACAGACATTGTCAGTGCTGGATTTGTAAAATCAGTTTCATGTGATGATGATGGCGTGGTTAATTTAATTATTGAATTAACTATTCCGACATGTCCCCTAAAAAATCAGTTTAAAGAAGAAATTGAGGCGAAGGTTTTTTCAGTACCAGGGGTAAAAAAGATAAACATCCAATTTACTTCACGTCAGCGCAACGTATCTCCACACCAACAACAAGTGACCCTGAATAATATCCACTCAATTATTGCTATATCCGCATGCAAGGGAGGCGTCGGGAAATCAACCATATCCGCATATCTTGCCCGTGCTTTACAAAGATGTGGATTAAGGGTGGGCTTGTTAGATTTGGATATGTACGGTCCTTCACTACCTACACTGATGAACAAAGTCCATGCAGATGTTGTAATGATTGATGAAAAACTTCTACCTGTTGAAATCGATGGTCTTCTAACTATGTCTTTAGGATATATATTAGGCGATTCCCCCGCAGTATTACGAGGACCCTTAGTCTCCACATATACAACACAATTGTTACACCAAACAGAATGGGGACCTCTTGATTTTTTAATCATTGATTTGCCTCCAGGGACTGGTGATATCCAATTAACACTCCTTCAACAGATTGCTTTAGACGGTGCCATTATTGTAACTACACCACAGACATTGTCGTTGGTTGATGTATCCAGAGGAATTTTGATGTTCGAAAAATTGCGTGTCCCTGTGCTGGGTATTGTAGAGAATATGTCCTACTTTATCTGCGATAACTGCGGGAAAAAACATTTTTTATTTGGAAATGGGACAGACGATTTACAACAACGTTTCGGTTTGCCAATACTGGCAAATATTCCTATTCTTCACAATTTTCATGATGCCTCTACCAAAAATGCGGGTCAAGAGCACGATACGACATGGAAACCTTTAATAGAGCAGATACAACGTGAAATAGGAAAACGTAGAGCAAATACACTATCCTCGCCAGAAGTACAAGTTAAAGGAAAAAACCTAATAATTGACTGGAAAGATGGAAAATTCTCCACAATTTCATTAGTAGAATTACGACGCGCATGTAGATGCGCCTACTGTGTAGATGAACTAACAGGGCAACCATTACTCAAACAAGAAAATATCCCAGAAGATATAAAGGTAGAACAATTCCAACTATTAGGCCATTATGCCATAAGCATATTTTGGAGCGATGGACATACTTCCAGTATATACCCATGGGAGTTTCTTAAAAAATTATCTCCTCCAAAATCATAA